In one window of Gossypium arboreum isolate Shixiya-1 chromosome 4, ASM2569848v2, whole genome shotgun sequence DNA:
- the LOC108460501 gene encoding elongation factor 1-alpha-like: MGKEKTHINIVVIGHVDSGKSTTTGHLIYKLGGIDKRVIERFEKEAAEMNKRSFKYAWVLDKLKAERERGITIDIALWKFETTKYYCTVIDAPGHRDFIKNMITGTSQADCAVLIIDSTTGGFEAGISKDGQTREHALLAFTLGVKQMICCCNKMDATTPKYSKARYDEIVKEVSSYLKKVGYNPEKIPFVPISGFEGDNMIERSTNLDWYKGPTLLEALDQINEPKRPSDKPLRLPLQDVYKIGGIGTVPVGRVETGILKPGMVVTFGPSGLTTEVKSVEMHHESLPEALPGDNVGFNVKNVAVKDLKRGYVASNSKDDPAKEAANFTSQVIIMNHPGQIGNGYAPVLDCHTSHIAVKFAELVTKIDRRSGKELEKEPKFLKNGDAGFVKMVPTKPMVVETFSEYPPLGRFAVRDMRQTVAVGVIKSVEKKDPSGAKVTKSAAKKGGK; this comes from the exons ATGGGTAAGGAAAAGACTCACATTAACATTGTCGTAATTGGCCATGTTGACTCTGGAAAGTCAACCACCACTGGTCACTTGATCTACAAGCTTGGAGGTATTGACAAGCGTGTCATTGAAAGGTTTGAGAAGGAAGCTGCTGAGATGAACAAGAGGTCATTCAAGTATGCTTGGGTGCTTGACAAGTTGAAGGCTGAGCGTGAACGTGGTATTACCATTGATATTGCCTTGTGGAAGTTTGAGACCACCAAATACTACTGCACTGTCATTGATGCCCCTGGACATCGTGACTTTATCAAGAACATGATTACTGGTACCTCCCAGGCCGACTGTGCTGTCCTTATCATTGACTCTACCACTGGAGGTTTTGAGGCAGGTATTTCCAAGGATGGACAGACCCGTGAGCATGCTCTGCTTGCTTTCACTCTCGGTGTCAAGCAAATGATTTGCTGCTGCAACAAG ATGGATGCCACAACCCCCAAATACTCAAAGGCTAGGTATGATGAAATTGTGAAGGAAGTGTCTTCCTACTTGAAGAAGGTTGGTTACAACCCTGAGAAGATTCCTTTTGTCCCCATCTCTGGTTTTGAGGGTGACAACATGATTGAAAGGTCCACCAACCTTGATTGGTACAAGGGTCCAACTCTTCTCGAGGCTCTTGACCAGATCAATGAGCCCAAGAGACCCTCTGACAAGCCACTCCGTCTTCCACTTCAGGATGTGTACAAGATTGGAGGTATTGGAACTGTCCCCGTGGGTCGTGTTGAAACTGGTATCCTCAAGCCTGGTATGGTTGTAACTTTTGGTCCCTCTGGATTGACCACTGAAGTTAAGTCTGTTGAGATGCACCATGAGTCTCTTCCAGAGGCTCTTCCAGGTGACAATGTTGGCTTCAATGTCAAGAATGTTGCTGTGAAGGATCTGAAGCGAGGATATGTTGCTTCGAACTCGAAGGATGATCCTGCCAAGGAGGCAGCTAATTTCACTTCCCAAGTCATCATCATGAACCACCCAGGGCAGATTGGAAATGGATATGCACCTGTCCTTGATTGCCACACCTCCCACATTGCAGTCAAGTTTGCAGAGCTGGTGACCAAGATTGACAGGCGTTCTGGTAAGGAGCTTGAGAAGGAACCCAAGTTCTTGAAGAATGGTGATGCAGGATTTGTTAAGATGGTTCCCACCAAACCCATGGTTGTGGAAACCTTCTCTGAGTATCCCCCACTGGGTCGTTTTGCTGTGAGGGACATGAGGCAGACTGTTGCTGTCGGCGTTATCAAGAGCGTGGAGAAGAAAGATCCATCTGGAGCCAAGGTGACAAAGTCTGCTGCCAAGAAGGGTGGCAAGTGA
- the LOC108458030 gene encoding transcription factor GTE6-like isoform X1, with the protein MEQVMASIPDFEIAEAGISKDNSAEAEQFKFRVDEIFQKVDELEQKVNEVEQFYLSSSKKQQSSSKGSSMGKERDKERQVPSIKKQQQDASRREAAAAKRMQELMRQFGTIVRQITQHKWAWPFMQPVDVKGLGLHDYYEIVEKPMDFSTIKNQMEAKDGTGYKNVRDICADVRLVFNNAMKYNDEGSDVHLMAKTLLEKFEEKWQLLLPKVTEEEKRRDEEEAEAQLDMQLVREAAHAKVVRDLCNELYEVDTHLEHLRETVVQKCRKMSTEEKRNLGTAIARLSMEDLNKALEIIAQSNPAFQAMAEEVEIDIDAQSESTLWRLKFFVKDALELQSKSAMSTGGNNNNNYNNKRKKEICDAIAKTAKKKSKKTCS; encoded by the exons ATGGAACAGGTAATGGCATCAATTCCTGATTTTGAAATTGCTGAAGCTGGAATTTCGAAAGATAATAGTGCGGAAGCGGAGCAGTTCAAATTCCGGGTTGATGAAATCTTTCAAAAGGTTGACGAG cTTGAGCAAAAGGTGAATGAAGTGGAACAATTCTACTTGAGTTCAAGTAAAAAGCAACAGAGCAGTTCTAAAGGAAGCTCCATGGGAAAGGAACGAGATAAGGAAAGACAAGTTCCAAGCATTAAAAAGCAGCAACAAGATGCGTCGCGACGGGAAGCTGCTGCTGCAAAGAGAATGCAAGAGCTTATGCGCCAATTTGGCACAATAGTGCGTCAG ATCACACAGCACAAGTGGGCATGGCCGTTTATGCAACCTGTAGATGTCAAAGGTCTTGGTTTACATGATTACTATGAG ATTGTTGAAAAGCCAATGGACTTCAGTACGATAAAAAACCAAATGGAGGCCAAGGATGGTACCGGATATAAGAATGTTCGAGATATATGTGCTGATGTAAGATTGGTTTTCAATAATGCAATGAAATATAATGATGAAGGAAGTGATGTTCATCTAATGGCCAAAACTTTGCTGGAAAAGTTTGAGGAGAAATGGCAGCTTCTTCTTCCTAAAGTCACTGAAGAG GAGAAAAGACGAGATGAGGAGGAGGCGGAAGCACAGCTAGATATGCAGCTTGTGCGAGAAGCTGCTCATGCGAAAGTGGTCCGGGATTTATGCAATGAG CTTTACGAGGTCGATACACATTTGGAACATCTCAGAGAAACAGTCGTCCAAAAGTGCAG GAAAATGTCAACCGAAGAGAAGAGAAATCTTGGGACAGCCATAGCCCGATTGTCTATGGAGGATCTTAATAAAGCATTGGAGATTATTGCTCAAAGTAATCCCGCGTTTCAAGCAATGGCTGAAGAAGTGGAGATTGACATTGATGCTCAG AGTGAATCTACCCTATGGAGGTTAAAATTTTTTGTGAAGGATGCTTTGGAGCTTCAGAGTAAGAGTGCAATGAGCACAGGtggcaacaacaacaacaactatAACAACAAACGGAAGAAAGAGATATGCGATGCGATTGCGAAAACGGCCAAGAAAAAGAGTAAAAAGACTTGCTCTTGA
- the LOC108458030 gene encoding transcription factor GTE6-like isoform X2, translated as MASIPDFEIAEAGISKDNSAEAEQFKFRVDEIFQKVDELEQKVNEVEQFYLSSSKKQQSSSKGSSMGKERDKERQVPSIKKQQQDASRREAAAAKRMQELMRQFGTIVRQITQHKWAWPFMQPVDVKGLGLHDYYEIVEKPMDFSTIKNQMEAKDGTGYKNVRDICADVRLVFNNAMKYNDEGSDVHLMAKTLLEKFEEKWQLLLPKVTEEEKRRDEEEAEAQLDMQLVREAAHAKVVRDLCNELYEVDTHLEHLRETVVQKCRKMSTEEKRNLGTAIARLSMEDLNKALEIIAQSNPAFQAMAEEVEIDIDAQSESTLWRLKFFVKDALELQSKSAMSTGGNNNNNYNNKRKKEICDAIAKTAKKKSKKTCS; from the exons ATGGCATCAATTCCTGATTTTGAAATTGCTGAAGCTGGAATTTCGAAAGATAATAGTGCGGAAGCGGAGCAGTTCAAATTCCGGGTTGATGAAATCTTTCAAAAGGTTGACGAG cTTGAGCAAAAGGTGAATGAAGTGGAACAATTCTACTTGAGTTCAAGTAAAAAGCAACAGAGCAGTTCTAAAGGAAGCTCCATGGGAAAGGAACGAGATAAGGAAAGACAAGTTCCAAGCATTAAAAAGCAGCAACAAGATGCGTCGCGACGGGAAGCTGCTGCTGCAAAGAGAATGCAAGAGCTTATGCGCCAATTTGGCACAATAGTGCGTCAG ATCACACAGCACAAGTGGGCATGGCCGTTTATGCAACCTGTAGATGTCAAAGGTCTTGGTTTACATGATTACTATGAG ATTGTTGAAAAGCCAATGGACTTCAGTACGATAAAAAACCAAATGGAGGCCAAGGATGGTACCGGATATAAGAATGTTCGAGATATATGTGCTGATGTAAGATTGGTTTTCAATAATGCAATGAAATATAATGATGAAGGAAGTGATGTTCATCTAATGGCCAAAACTTTGCTGGAAAAGTTTGAGGAGAAATGGCAGCTTCTTCTTCCTAAAGTCACTGAAGAG GAGAAAAGACGAGATGAGGAGGAGGCGGAAGCACAGCTAGATATGCAGCTTGTGCGAGAAGCTGCTCATGCGAAAGTGGTCCGGGATTTATGCAATGAG CTTTACGAGGTCGATACACATTTGGAACATCTCAGAGAAACAGTCGTCCAAAAGTGCAG GAAAATGTCAACCGAAGAGAAGAGAAATCTTGGGACAGCCATAGCCCGATTGTCTATGGAGGATCTTAATAAAGCATTGGAGATTATTGCTCAAAGTAATCCCGCGTTTCAAGCAATGGCTGAAGAAGTGGAGATTGACATTGATGCTCAG AGTGAATCTACCCTATGGAGGTTAAAATTTTTTGTGAAGGATGCTTTGGAGCTTCAGAGTAAGAGTGCAATGAGCACAGGtggcaacaacaacaacaactatAACAACAAACGGAAGAAAGAGATATGCGATGCGATTGCGAAAACGGCCAAGAAAAAGAGTAAAAAGACTTGCTCTTGA